Proteins from one Syntrophaceae bacterium genomic window:
- a CDS encoding Stp1/IreP family PP2C-type Ser/Thr phosphatase produces MLRIAGRTDQGRVRANNEDSFYVREDKGLLVVADGMGGHASGEVASRIAVDIIRDYFDDAAGAKAFVGDFDPGFLEGTNRLGAAIRLANMAIFEAAGSQAKYAGMGTTVAAVLIQDNRMGIAHVGDSRVYLARAGDLAQLTDDHSLVAEQVKREMISPEEAREAENRNILTRALGIAPEVKVDLNEMTLADGDRIVLCSDGLSTMASDEDILAVVRTAEDLEKACSELIGMANDRGGRDNITVVLAEIRKKKGLVASMWDVLTSWFRR; encoded by the coding sequence ATGCTCCGGATTGCCGGACGGACCGATCAGGGACGCGTCAGGGCCAATAACGAGGATAGTTTCTATGTCCGCGAGGACAAGGGCCTCCTCGTCGTGGCCGACGGCATGGGAGGGCATGCCTCCGGGGAGGTTGCGAGCCGGATAGCCGTAGACATCATCCGGGATTATTTCGACGATGCGGCGGGCGCGAAGGCCTTCGTCGGTGATTTCGATCCGGGTTTTCTGGAGGGAACGAACCGGTTGGGAGCGGCCATCCGGCTGGCCAACATGGCCATTTTCGAGGCAGCAGGCAGCCAGGCAAAGTATGCCGGCATGGGAACGACGGTTGCAGCGGTGCTTATTCAGGACAACCGCATGGGTATCGCCCACGTGGGGGACAGCCGCGTCTACCTGGCCCGGGCCGGGGACCTGGCCCAGCTGACGGACGATCACTCCCTGGTGGCGGAACAGGTCAAAAGGGAGATGATCAGCCCCGAGGAGGCCCGGGAGGCGGAGAACCGAAACATCCTGACCCGGGCGTTGGGAATCGCTCCGGAGGTCAAGGTGGATCTCAATGAGATGACCCTCGCCGACGGGGACCGGATTGTCCTCTGTTCCGACGGGTTGAGTACCATGGCTTCCGATGAGGACATCCTGGCTGTCGTCCGGACGGCGGAGGATTTGGAGAAGGCCTGCAGCGAGCTGATCGGGATGGCCAACGACCGCGGCGGCCGGGACAACATCACCGTGGTTCTGGCTGAAATCAGGAAAAAGAAGGGGCTGGTCGCGTCCATGTGGGACGTTTTGACATCATGGTTCAGGAGGTGA
- a CDS encoding OmpA family protein produces the protein MKKDAFVKLALIAAALLVLPALTGCMVKESTYLKKVAEQEALQQKYNQLDKEKADLLQKKMECDRDLKSSSDELKRSIAELRQKNADLQSLQKKKEEIQTESQAYKDLLREMKGEMARGQVTIEELKGKLTLGLADQILFDSGQSEVKKDGLAILKRIVDILGKVQDKAIRVEGHTDNVKISGRLAQRFPTNWELSAARAINVARFLEENGIDPKILSAAAYGEYKPVADNSTPEGRQKNRRIAIILLPKD, from the coding sequence ATGAAAAAAGACGCGTTCGTCAAGTTGGCGCTGATTGCAGCCGCTCTTCTTGTGCTCCCGGCTCTGACGGGGTGCATGGTCAAGGAAAGCACATACCTGAAAAAGGTTGCGGAACAGGAGGCCCTTCAACAGAAGTACAATCAGCTGGACAAGGAAAAGGCCGATCTCCTCCAGAAGAAAATGGAGTGCGACCGCGACCTGAAATCATCCTCCGACGAGTTGAAGCGGAGCATCGCCGAACTCCGGCAGAAGAACGCCGATCTCCAGTCGCTGCAGAAGAAAAAGGAGGAGATCCAGACGGAAAGCCAGGCCTATAAGGACCTTCTCCGGGAAATGAAAGGTGAGATGGCCCGGGGGCAGGTGACCATCGAGGAGCTGAAGGGAAAGCTGACACTCGGTCTGGCGGACCAGATCCTCTTCGACTCGGGCCAGTCGGAGGTGAAGAAGGACGGCCTGGCAATCCTCAAGCGGATCGTGGACATCCTCGGCAAGGTGCAGGACAAGGCCATCCGCGTCGAGGGGCACACGGACAACGTGAAAATCTCGGGACGGCTGGCCCAGCGTTTCCCCACCAACTGGGAGCTTTCGGCCGCCCGGGCCATCAATGTCGCCCGTTTCCTTGAAGAAAACGGGATCGACCCGAAGATCCTGTCGGCCGCTGCCTACGGTGAATACAAGCCCGTCGCGGACAACAGCACGCCGGAGGGCCGCCAGAAAAACCGGCGGATCGCCATCATTCTCCTGCCGAAGGACTGA
- a CDS encoding FHA domain-containing protein, with protein sequence MARVLLKFKEALIKEIPLDKPVTTIGRKAENDIVIDNQAVSGFHAKILADGEAFAIEDLGSLNGTFVNGQRVTKVDLDNGDIVLIGIHSLEVDCPSRREADRQSQAVRGRSMDETMVIDPASQKRMLEATTKAEDVLGGFVVVEGSAEKREYELKDRVVTIGKDESAAIRLKGFFAPAVAALVNRRKEGYFMTPASGKSFKVNGQDVKTRYDLKDGDLVEVGNLKMQFFIKE encoded by the coding sequence ATGGCAAGGGTTCTGCTGAAGTTCAAGGAGGCCTTGATCAAAGAGATCCCGCTTGACAAGCCTGTGACCACCATCGGCAGAAAGGCGGAAAACGATATCGTCATCGACAACCAGGCCGTCTCGGGCTTTCATGCCAAGATCCTGGCCGATGGCGAGGCATTTGCCATCGAGGATCTCGGAAGCCTCAACGGCACCTTCGTGAACGGGCAGCGGGTGACGAAGGTCGACCTGGACAACGGCGACATCGTTCTGATCGGGATCCACAGCCTGGAGGTGGACTGCCCGTCCCGCAGGGAAGCGGACAGGCAAAGCCAGGCCGTGCGGGGACGATCCATGGACGAGACCATGGTGATCGATCCGGCGTCGCAGAAGCGCATGCTGGAGGCCACGACCAAGGCCGAGGACGTCCTGGGAGGCTTCGTCGTCGTCGAGGGTTCCGCAGAGAAGCGGGAGTACGAGCTCAAGGACCGGGTCGTGACGATCGGGAAGGACGAGAGCGCCGCCATCCGCCTGAAGGGATTTTTCGCCCCCGCCGTAGCCGCCCTGGTGAATCGCCGCAAAGAGGGATACTTCATGACGCCCGCCAGCGGAAAATCCTTCAAGGTGAACGGGCAGGACGTGAAAACCCGGTACGACCTGAAGGATGGCGACCTCGTGGAGGTCGGCAACCTGAAGATGCAATTCTTTATCAAGGAGTGA